TATTAGAGATACGAATACAGTAGAGAGAATTAAACAATTAAACAATAAAGGCGTGATAGATAAAAATTTTGCATCTGAACTGATTGAGAGTTTTGACACACTATCTTCTATTAGATTAAAAACAATGCTAAATGCAAAAAACTTGGAAGAGGATAACTTCCTTGATCCAAACTCTTTAGACAAAGTACAAAAAGATCTGTTAAAAGATAGTTTGAAAATAGTTAACAAATTTAAAAAATTTATCTCATTCCACTTTCATTTGGAGATGGTGAGCTGATGTTTACCTCTTTAGTGCGATCTTTTAAAAAATATAGAGACTTTAAACGCTTAAAAGATAAAGATTTTGCATTTTTATTTTGTGAAAGTAACGACGATGAAGTTGTTGTTATCGACACTGAAACTACAGGGCTTGATCCAAAAAAAGATGAGATACTTTCAATAGGCGCGGTAAAAGTAAAAAACAATAAAATATTAACATCGCAAACATTTGAAGTTTACTTGAAAAATTCTAAGGAGATAGATGCAAAAAGTATAGAAATTCATGGTATTCGTCCCTGTGATTTAGTCAACGCTAAAGAGAGCGATGAAGCCATAAAAGAGTTTTTAAAATTTATAGGAAGTTCAAAATTAGTTGGGTATTATTTAGAGTTTGATGTCGCTATGATAAACAGATACACAAGACCGCTTTTAGGTATAGAACTACCAAACGAGATGGTTGAGATTTCTGAATTATATTTTGATAAAACAATTACTTTAATACCTCAAGGAAATATTGATTTACGCTTCGATACAATCATGCAAAACTATGATTTACCAAGTATGGGAGCCCATAATGCAGTTAATGACGCGATCATGACTGCAATGATTTATTTAAAATTAACAAACTAAATAAAGGAGACTGTAAATGTCAGAGATTCAAACTAAACCGGTTTTTAAACCAAACAAAGAGTTCGCTAAAACGGCAAGAATAAAAAACATGTGTGAGTACCAAGCACTTCAAGATGAGGCTATGGAAAACTATGAAGGTTTTTGGGGACGTTATGCAGAAGAGAAACTGGATTGGATGGAACCTTTTAATGAGGTACTAGATGAATCAAACTTCCCATTTGTAAAATGGTTCAATGGTGGTAAACTGAACGTTGCTAGCCAATGTATTGACCGCCATTTAGAGTCTCGTAAAAATAAAGCTGCTATCATTTTTGAGGGTGATAGAGGTGACAAACAAATCATCACTTATCTTGAACTTTACTATCAAGTAAATAAATTTGCAAATCTTTTAAAAGAAGACTTTGGCGTTAAAAAAGGTGACCGTGTTGTTATCTACATGCCGATGATTCCAGAAGCTGCATTTGCTATGCTGGCTTGTGCTAGACTTGGTGCAATCCACTCGATCGTATTTGGTGGTTTCTCTGCAGAGGCTCTACGTGATAGAATCGAAGATGCTGAAGCAAAAGTTGTAATTACAGCTGACGGTGCGTTTAGAAAAACTAAGCCGTATATGCTAAAACCTGTTGTTGATGCTGCTCTTGAAGGGTGTGAGGTAGTTGAGAAAGTTCTAGTTGTTGAAAGAAACAACGAAGATGTTGAATGGGTTGCTGGACGTGACTACTCTTATAATGAACTTATCAAAGACAAGTCTGCTGTATGTGAAGCTGAGCCTATGGATGCTGAAGACCCATTATTTTTACTTTATACATCAGGTTCAACTGGTAAACCAAAAGGTGTACAACATAACTCTGCTGGATACATTCTTTGGGCACAAATGACTATGGAATGGGTATTTGACGTAAAAGAGAACGATACTTACTGGTGTACAGCAGATATCGGTTGGATTACAGGTCATACTTACATTGTTTACGGTCCACTTGCAATGGGTGCGACAACTGTAATGTTTGAGGGGGTTATTACATACCCTGATGCTGGTCGTCCATGGAAAATGGTTGAAGAGTATAAAATTAACCAATTCTATACAGCTCCTACAGCTATCCGTGTATTACACAAAACTGGTGAAGATGAGCCTAAAAAATATGACATCTCATCTCTTAAAGTTCTTGGAACAGTTGGTGAGCCAATCGATCCACCGGCATGGAAATGGTACTATGAAGAAGTTGGTCAATCTAAGTGTGCTATCGTGGATACTTACTGGCAAACTGAAACAGGTGGTCACATCGTTTCTCCATTACCGGGTGCTACTCCTATTAAACCGGCTTGTGCTACATTACCACTACCGGGTATTATGGGTGAGATCTTAGATCCTGAAACTGGTAAAAAAGTTGGTGTAAATGAAAAAGGTTATATGTGTGTAACTCGTCCTTGGCCATCAATGATCCGTGGTGTATGGGGTGACCCTGAAAGATTTATCAAATCTTACTTCGGTGACGTTAAAAAAGACGACAAAGCTGTTTACTTTACTGGTGACGGTGCTATCTACGATGAAGACGGTTATATTACGATCACTGGTCGTACGGATGACGTTATCAACGTAAGTGGTCACAGAATGGGTACTGCAGAAGTTGAAGCTGCGATCAAAAAACACTGGAATGTTGCAGAGGTTGCTGTTGTTGGTAAACCACACGAGATTAAGGGTGAGGGTATCTTCGCTTATGTTGTATTAAAATCTGATAACGGTGTAGCTGATGAAATTGAAGAGATGAAAATCATCAACTCTCACATTAAACAAGAGATTGGTAACATCGCAGTATGTGACGATATCGTATTTGCTCCGGGACTTCCAAAAACTCGTTCTGGAAAAATTATGCGTCGTATCCTTCGCTCAATTGCTAAAGGTGAAGAGATCACTCAAGATATCTCAACACTTGAAGATCCTTCAGTAGTTGAAAAAATCGAAACTATGGTTAAGTCTAAATAAGACTTAACCAAACTCCTCTTTTTCCCTCTCTTATTTACAATTTTTTGTGTACTATTTTGTAAAGGAATAGTTTCATGAATAAAATAATCGCTTTAGCTCTAACCATATTTTTAACATCTTCTGTATTCGGATCTTCAACATGTTGTAGTTCACAAGGTGGATGTGGAAATCAAAAAAGCTGTCAAACTAAAAATGATCAAAAAATTATAGCAGAGATGATGAACTTAGAACTAAATAGTATGCAAAGAGATAAACTCAGAGCAATGTTAATGAGACACAAAATGGAAAGAAAAAATAGTTGGAGTCAACTCCGAGAAAATATGTACAATGTTTTAACTCCTGAACAAAAACAAGAGTTATCAAAAAGATTGAAAACGACTATTTAAATAACTCTTCGGGGTTATCCCATAACTCTATCTGCTCTTTGCACTCTTTAGTTAAAAATAGCTCCCCTTCATCGGGAGGTAGCTTGAAACTATAAGATTCTCCCTTAAAAACAAATCTCAAAGCAT
Above is a window of Sulfurimonas marina DNA encoding:
- a CDS encoding 3'-5' exonuclease — its product is MFTSLVRSFKKYRDFKRLKDKDFAFLFCESNDDEVVVIDTETTGLDPKKDEILSIGAVKVKNNKILTSQTFEVYLKNSKEIDAKSIEIHGIRPCDLVNAKESDEAIKEFLKFIGSSKLVGYYLEFDVAMINRYTRPLLGIELPNEMVEISELYFDKTITLIPQGNIDLRFDTIMQNYDLPSMGAHNAVNDAIMTAMIYLKLTN
- the acs gene encoding acetate--CoA ligase, with product MSEIQTKPVFKPNKEFAKTARIKNMCEYQALQDEAMENYEGFWGRYAEEKLDWMEPFNEVLDESNFPFVKWFNGGKLNVASQCIDRHLESRKNKAAIIFEGDRGDKQIITYLELYYQVNKFANLLKEDFGVKKGDRVVIYMPMIPEAAFAMLACARLGAIHSIVFGGFSAEALRDRIEDAEAKVVITADGAFRKTKPYMLKPVVDAALEGCEVVEKVLVVERNNEDVEWVAGRDYSYNELIKDKSAVCEAEPMDAEDPLFLLYTSGSTGKPKGVQHNSAGYILWAQMTMEWVFDVKENDTYWCTADIGWITGHTYIVYGPLAMGATTVMFEGVITYPDAGRPWKMVEEYKINQFYTAPTAIRVLHKTGEDEPKKYDISSLKVLGTVGEPIDPPAWKWYYEEVGQSKCAIVDTYWQTETGGHIVSPLPGATPIKPACATLPLPGIMGEILDPETGKKVGVNEKGYMCVTRPWPSMIRGVWGDPERFIKSYFGDVKKDDKAVYFTGDGAIYDEDGYITITGRTDDVINVSGHRMGTAEVEAAIKKHWNVAEVAVVGKPHEIKGEGIFAYVVLKSDNGVADEIEEMKIINSHIKQEIGNIAVCDDIVFAPGLPKTRSGKIMRRILRSIAKGEEITQDISTLEDPSVVEKIETMVKSK